In Canis aureus isolate CA01 chromosome 6, VMU_Caureus_v.1.0, whole genome shotgun sequence, one genomic interval encodes:
- the RMP24 gene encoding UPF0711 protein C18orf21 homolog isoform X2 produces MRQKHYLEAAARQLHDSCPGQARYLLWAYSSSHDDNSTFEGTCPYCFQFLVLDNSRVRLKPKSRLTPKIQKLLNREARNCTLSFKEAKILKKYRDSKGVLDTYIWTINTHLRLKEYEQKKETPFSTKNVA; encoded by the exons ATGAGGCAGAAGCACTACCTTGAGGCTGCGGCTCGGCAACTGCACGACAGCTGCCCGGGCCAGGCCCGGTATCTCCT CTGGGCCTACAGCTCGTCGCACG atgATAACAGCACTTTTGAAGGAACATGTCCATACTGTTTCCAGTTTCTGGTTTTGGATAACTCTAGAGTGCGCCTCAAACCTAAGTCCAGACTAACACCCAAAATACAGAAACTTCTTAACCGAGAGGCAAGAAATTGTACACTCAGttttaaagaagcaaaaattttgaaaaaatacagagacTCCAAAGGTGTATTG GACACCTACATCTGGACAATCAACACCCACTTGCGCCTCAAAGAATatgagcaaaagaaagaaacaccttTCTCAACTAAAAATGTTGCTTAG
- the RMP24 gene encoding UPF0711 protein C18orf21 homolog isoform X1, translating to MRQKHYLEAAARQLHDSCPGQARYLLWAYSSSHDDNSTFEGTCPYCFQFLVLDNSRVRLKPKSRLTPKIQKLLNREARNCTLSFKEAKILKKYRDSKGVLLTTCKTCNRTVKHHGKSRSFLSALKSSPTTPTSKLSLKTPERRTPSSGKLSHMYGSKGKSPASIFRTPTSGQSTPTCASKNMSKRKKHLSQLKMLLSQSESQKNSKVDFRNFLLSL from the exons ATGAGGCAGAAGCACTACCTTGAGGCTGCGGCTCGGCAACTGCACGACAGCTGCCCGGGCCAGGCCCGGTATCTCCT CTGGGCCTACAGCTCGTCGCACG atgATAACAGCACTTTTGAAGGAACATGTCCATACTGTTTCCAGTTTCTGGTTTTGGATAACTCTAGAGTGCGCCTCAAACCTAAGTCCAGACTAACACCCAAAATACAGAAACTTCTTAACCGAGAGGCAAGAAATTGTACACTCAGttttaaagaagcaaaaattttgaaaaaatacagagacTCCAAAGGTGTATTG TTGACTACTTGTAAAACATGCAACAGAACAGTTAAACATCATGGTAAAAGTAGAAGCTTTCTCTCAGCACTGAAGAGCAGTCCTACCACTCCTACGAGTAAGCTCAGCCTGAAGACACCAGAGAGAAGGACTCCGAGTTCTGGAAAGCTGAGTCATATGTATGGTTCCAAAGGCAAGAGCCCTGCCTCGATATTCAG GACACCTACATCTGGACAATCAACACCCACTTGCGCCTCAAAGAATatgagcaaaagaaagaaacaccttTCTCAACTAAAAATGTTGCTTAGTCAAAGTGAATCCCAAAAGAACTCAAAGGTGGACTTCAGGAATTTCTTATTGTCTTTGTAA